The bacterium genome segment GATTCTCATGAAAATAGGAAGTAGAGAGTAGAGAGTAGAAAATAAAGAAAACATCACTCCTCACGCTTATCTCCTTTTGGTCACTGGTCAATGGTCATTGACTAATGACCATTGACTCCAATCTCTGTCCCATTAATTTTCATCCTCCTTTGTGCCCACTTCCTGTGGGCATGAGCGTTTCTCATGCTATAAAATCAATTTTTGAGATAAACCAAAATAATTTATTACCACCTGGACTTGCATTTATTAATATCCTATTCTCATCACCTCTTTCCCCTACCTTTTCGTCCTCTTCATTGTAGGAAGATATTTTTATATTATCAATATACCTTTGATGCCTTTCTTCTAAATTTTTTCCTGGTTCCTGACCAACATAGACTTCAATACCCTGTAAATCAAGTCCCTTTTCTACAAGGATTTCTTTTAAGGAATCAAGTTCTGACTCAATTAATTCTTTTAATTCAAAGTTTTCTACGACAAATTTAGCGAATATCTTTCCATCCTGCTGGGTTATTTTTAATTCTAATTTACCCAGATATTCGGGCTTGAGTTTAACCTGAATCTCCGAACTATCTTTTTTCAGATGAAGAGATGCTTCTTCTATGAATTCATAAAGTATTTCCTTAAATATTAAATTAGTCATACTTGCATCAGGTAATGAAGCTGGGATTTCTACCCTATTTGTCCCTTGAATCGCTGAATTGTAACTTAAATTTATATTATTATCCTTTAATACCACAGATTCATCTTGCTGATTTATTCTATTTTCAGTAAAGACTATTCTCTTTTTTACTGATTTAAACATTTCTGGTAAATTTATAGATGATTTTTGTTTATCTTCTGGTTTAATATTATCTTCCTCTTTTTCTCTCTTAAAATTCATACTCTCCTGGAATAACACTGGTAGTATTCTATGGAGTAATTCTCCTTCTTTTTCTTGATGCATTGGAATAAAAGTATTTTCTTGTGGTTTAAAAATAGGCAATTTAGACATCTCTTCTATCTTTTCAACTCCTACTTTTTGCATAAGTGATAATAGTGAATCTTCATTATTGCGGATTGCGGATTGCGGATTGCGGATTGGATTATCATCTATAAAATTTTGGATTTTAGATTTTGGATTTTGGATTTGTGGGATATCTGTCTTTATCGTTGTCCCAACTACTAATTTCGGCTCCTCTTCTTTAATCTCTGCTGGCATATTATGTTTTGGTTGTTCTTGCTTTATTTCCATCTCTATTTTCTCATCTTTTATCGTTGTCCCGAGTGTTATTTCCGACTCCTTTGCCTTAACCTCAAACGGCTTACCTGATTGCTCTGTCACCGGCTCTTTTAGTAGTGAAAACTGCGGAGTGGAGAGTGAGGAAATTATCTCTACTTTTTCTTGTTTTATCGTCGTGCCGTCTCCTAATTCAGGCTCTTTGACCTTAACCTCTGCTGGCATATTATGTTTTGGTTGTTCTTGCTTTGTTTCCATCTCTATCTTCTCATCTTTTATCGTTGTCCCGAGTATTATTTCCGACTCCTTTGCCTTAACCTCAAACGGCTTACCAGTGTTTGATTGCTCTGGCACTATCTCTTTTAGTAGTGAAAACTGCGGAGTGGAGAGTGAGGGAATTGACTCTACTTTTTCTTCTTTTATCGTCGTGCCGTCTCCTAATTCAGGCTCTTTGACCTTAACCTCTGCTGGCATATTATGTTTTGGTTGTTCTTGCTTTCTTTCCATCTCTATCTTCTCATCTTTTATCGTTGTCCCGAGTATTATTTCCGACTCCTTTGCCTTAACCTCAAACGGCTTACCAGTATTTGATTGCTCTGGCATTGACTCTTTTAGTAGTGAAAACTGTGGAGTGAAGAGTGAGGAAATTGACTCTACTTTTTCTTGTTTTATCGTCGTGCCGTCTGCTAATTCAGGCTCCTGGACTTTAACCTCTGCTGGCATATTATGTTTTGGTTGTTCTTGCTTTATTTCCATCTCTATTTTCTCATCTTTTATCGTTGTCCCGAGTGTTATTTCCGACTCCTTTGCCTTAACCTCAAACGGCTTACCTGATTGCTCTGTCACCGGCTCTTTTAGTAGTGAAAACTGCGGAGTGGAGAGTGAGGAAATTATCTCTACTTTTTCTTGTTTTATCGTCGTGCCGTCTGCTAATTCAGGCTCCTGGACTTTAACCTCTGCTGGCATATTATGTTTTGGTTGTTCTTGCTTTCTTTCTATCTCTATCTTCTCATCTTTTATCGTTGTCCCGAGTATTATTTCCGACTCCTTTGCCTTAACCTCAAACGGCTTACCAGTATTTGATTGCTCTGGCATTGACTCTTTTAGTAGTGAAAACTGTGGAG includes the following:
- a CDS encoding flagellar hook-length control protein FliK; translation: PQFSLLKESMPEQSNTGKPFEVKAKESEIILGTTIKDEKIEIERKQEQPKHNMPAEVKVQEPELADGTTIKQEKVEIISSLSTPQFSLLKEPVTEQSGKPFEVKAKESEITLGTTIKDEKIEMEIKQEQPKHNMPAEVKVQEPELADGTTIKQEKVESISSLFTPQFSLLKESMPEQSNTGKPFEVKAKESEIILGTTIKDEKIEMERKQEQPKHNMPAEVKVKEPELGDGTTIKEEKVESIPSLSTPQFSLLKEIVPEQSNTGKPFEVKAKESEIILGTTIKDEKIEMETKQEQPKHNMPAEVKVKEPELGDGTTIKQEKVEIISSLSTPQFSLLKEPVTEQSGKPFEVKAKESEITLGTTIKDEKIEMEIKQEQPKHNMPAEIKEEEPKLVVGTTIKTDIPQIQNPKSKIQNFIDDNPIRNPQSAIRNNEDSLLSLMQKVGVEKIEEMSKLPIFKPQENTFIPMHQEKEGELLHRILPVLFQESMNFKREKEEDNIKPEDKQKSSINLPEMFKSVKKRIVFTENRINQQDESVVLKDNNINLSYNSAIQGTNRVEIPASLPDASMTNLIFKEILYEFIEEASLHLKKDSSEIQVKLKPEYLGKLELKITQQDGKIFAKFVVENFELKELIESELDSLKEILVEKGLDLQGIEVYVGQEPGKNLEERHQRYIDNIKISSYNEEDEKVGERGDENRILINASPGGNKLFWFISKIDFIA